From the Myxococcales bacterium genome, one window contains:
- a CDS encoding protein kinase, with product MVAPATAVGTALTSGVVVAERYQVVRLLGRGGMGEVYAAHDRLLGLEVALKTVAAERGGAAADRLDRELTLARAIAHRNVCRMFDLAADAAGRRFVTMELVPGETLAERLHRGALDPSEAGAILDDLIAGLGAAHAAGVIHRDLKPGNVILARDAAGSRAVITDFGLARHQDDARESVTDFAGTPAYMAPEQLTGRRVTTAVDVYALGVVAYELLTGHLPFEHPDDVTSRGLGRLAAPVPSVGAAGGRDARRWDHFIHACTALDPGARPATTALAHLRTAAPPRRRARALALGVGLAIVAASTATAAVALRPHPAPAPRRDRGARVPLAFTVGGVGRDNVNAVAWHRHGDLVLGGYAGPGGTLAGRGLVRDPTLERSAWVARTDDRGRPRWVWRTAGAHDARVVDVAVAPDGDVVAVGWYYDEVDVGGQVLPRPPQDADGFVIRLDGATGARKWALALGAHHAGAPRAVEVDAAGDVYVAGEYGGATTFGGDAIAADSGGTLDARAPFVLALDGAGRRRWLVAARGRAARIFGLTTDGARVFVSGIVWGGTYVGDLELGARSIGDGVVLALDAGTGAVAWTHRFDSAQAATAMGAVARAGRLVVTGNFRYEATFAGVRHETAGPFGAWVADLDPGTGAERWSTAVTGPGMANPSDVALDDRGHAWVVGKFTDEVGVGDLRLRSGGGEDGLVLELDGAGRALGLEQLGGRGGERLRRIAAGPDGRLAIGGHYVGRLQAGRFDLISRGDADGLVLELDPKVTR from the coding sequence GTGGTCGCGCCAGCGACGGCGGTCGGCACCGCGCTGACCAGCGGCGTGGTCGTCGCCGAACGCTACCAGGTGGTGCGCCTGCTCGGGCGCGGCGGCATGGGCGAGGTCTACGCCGCGCACGATCGCCTCCTCGGGCTCGAGGTCGCGCTCAAGACCGTGGCCGCCGAGCGCGGCGGCGCCGCCGCCGACCGGCTCGACCGCGAGCTGACCCTGGCGCGGGCCATCGCCCACCGCAACGTGTGCCGGATGTTCGACCTCGCGGCCGACGCCGCCGGGCGCCGCTTCGTGACGATGGAGCTGGTGCCGGGCGAGACCCTGGCCGAGCGCCTGCACCGCGGCGCCCTCGATCCCAGCGAGGCCGGCGCGATCCTCGACGACCTGATCGCCGGGCTCGGCGCGGCCCACGCCGCCGGCGTGATCCATCGCGACCTCAAGCCGGGCAACGTCATCCTCGCGCGCGACGCCGCCGGGAGCCGCGCGGTCATCACCGACTTCGGCCTGGCGCGCCACCAGGACGACGCCCGCGAGAGCGTCACCGACTTCGCCGGCACGCCCGCGTACATGGCGCCGGAGCAGCTCACCGGCCGCCGGGTCACGACCGCGGTCGACGTGTACGCGCTCGGCGTGGTCGCCTACGAGCTGCTCACCGGGCACCTGCCGTTCGAGCACCCCGACGACGTCACCAGCCGTGGCCTCGGCCGGCTCGCGGCACCGGTGCCGAGCGTCGGCGCCGCCGGCGGCCGCGACGCGCGGCGGTGGGACCACTTCATCCACGCGTGCACCGCCCTCGACCCCGGCGCGCGCCCGGCCACCACCGCGCTGGCGCACCTGCGGACCGCGGCCCCACCGCGGCGCCGGGCCCGCGCCCTCGCGCTCGGCGTCGGCCTGGCGATCGTCGCGGCGTCGACCGCCACCGCCGCGGTCGCGCTGCGCCCGCACCCGGCCCCGGCCCCGCGCCGCGATCGCGGGGCCCGGGTGCCGCTGGCGTTCACCGTCGGCGGCGTCGGCCGCGACAACGTCAACGCCGTCGCCTGGCACCGCCACGGCGATCTCGTGCTCGGCGGCTACGCCGGGCCCGGCGGCACGCTCGCGGGCCGCGGCCTGGTCCGCGATCCGACGCTCGAGCGCAGCGCCTGGGTCGCGCGCACCGACGACCGCGGCCGCCCGCGCTGGGTCTGGCGCACCGCCGGCGCCCACGACGCCCGGGTCGTCGACGTCGCGGTCGCGCCCGACGGTGACGTCGTCGCGGTCGGCTGGTACTACGACGAGGTCGACGTCGGCGGGCAGGTGCTGCCGCGGCCGCCGCAGGACGCCGACGGCTTCGTGATCCGCCTCGACGGCGCCACCGGGGCGCGCAAGTGGGCGCTGGCCCTCGGCGCGCACCACGCCGGCGCGCCGCGGGCGGTCGAGGTCGACGCGGCCGGCGACGTGTACGTCGCCGGCGAGTACGGCGGCGCGACCACCTTCGGCGGTGACGCGATCGCCGCCGACTCGGGCGGCACGCTCGACGCCCGCGCGCCGTTCGTGCTGGCGCTCGACGGCGCCGGCCGACGCCGGTGGCTGGTGGCGGCGCGGGGCCGGGCCGCCCGGATCTTCGGGCTCACCACCGACGGCGCCCGGGTCTTCGTCAGCGGCATCGTCTGGGGCGGCACCTACGTCGGCGACCTCGAGCTGGGCGCGCGCTCGATCGGCGATGGCGTCGTGCTCGCCCTCGACGCCGGCACCGGCGCGGTCGCGTGGACCCACCGATTCGACAGCGCCCAGGCCGCGACCGCGATGGGCGCCGTGGCCCGCGCCGGGCGGCTGGTGGTGACCGGCAACTTCCGCTACGAGGCGACGTTCGCCGGCGTGCGCCACGAGACCGCGGGCCCCTTCGGCGCCTGGGTCGCCGACCTCGATCCCGGCACCGGCGCCGAGCGCTGGTCGACCGCGGTCACCGGGCCGGGCATGGCCAACCCCAGCGACGTCGCCCTCGACGACCGCGGGCACGCCTGGGTGGTCGGCAAGTTCACCGACGAGGTCGGCGTCGGCGACCTCCGCCTCCGCAGCGGCGGCGGCGAGGACGGGCTCGTGCTCGAGCTCGACGGCGCCGGGCGCGCGCTCGGCCTCGAGCAGCTCGGTGGCCGCGGCGGCGAGCGCCTCCGGCGGATCGCCGCCGGCCCCGACGGACGGCTGGCGATCGGCGGCCACTACGTCGGGCGGCTGCAGGCGGGCCGCTTCGACCTGATCAGCCGCGGCGACGCCGACGGCCTCGTGCTCGAGCTCGACCCGAAGGTGACCCGATGA
- the murG gene encoding undecaprenyldiphospho-muramoylpentapeptide beta-N-acetylglucosaminyltransferase, with amino-acid sequence MRVLIAGGGTGGHLFPGVAIAEEVRARDPDAAVQFVGTARGIEARVLPELGWDLALVQVSGLKTVGALGAIKGLFKLPRALWQARRIVKRFRPDAVVGVGGYASGPVVLMARLRGVPTAICEQNSIPGFTNKLLGRVVRRVFLSFEESRRFFKAKKIAMTGNPVRRELAAKLLAAGATPRPTDAPLAVLVSGGSLGAVAVNDLASQALIVLAGARPLTIVHQTGTADEARIAARYRDAGVTAEVKAFIKDMASAYQRADLIVCRAGATTVAELAIAGKPAIFIPYPFAADNHQELNAREMATAGAALSYKQADLTAAALGAAIAPLLDDADRRATMAAAMRALARPGAAAAVVDWCAAPGQR; translated from the coding sequence ATGCGCGTCCTCATCGCCGGCGGTGGCACCGGCGGCCACCTGTTCCCCGGCGTCGCGATCGCCGAGGAGGTCCGCGCGCGCGATCCCGACGCCGCGGTCCAGTTCGTCGGCACCGCCCGCGGCATCGAGGCCCGGGTGCTGCCCGAGCTCGGCTGGGACCTGGCGCTGGTCCAGGTGTCGGGCCTCAAGACCGTCGGCGCGCTCGGCGCGATCAAGGGCCTGTTCAAGCTGCCGCGCGCGCTGTGGCAGGCCCGCCGGATCGTCAAGCGGTTCAGGCCCGACGCGGTCGTCGGCGTCGGCGGCTACGCCTCCGGGCCGGTCGTCCTGATGGCGCGCCTGCGCGGCGTGCCGACGGCGATCTGCGAGCAGAACTCGATCCCCGGCTTCACCAACAAGCTCCTGGGCCGCGTGGTGCGCCGGGTGTTCCTGTCGTTCGAGGAGAGCCGCCGGTTCTTCAAGGCCAAGAAGATCGCGATGACCGGCAACCCGGTGCGGCGCGAGCTGGCCGCCAAGCTGCTGGCCGCCGGCGCGACGCCGCGGCCGACCGACGCGCCGCTGGCGGTGCTGGTGAGCGGCGGCTCGCTGGGCGCGGTCGCGGTCAACGACCTGGCGTCGCAGGCGCTGATCGTGCTGGCCGGCGCGCGGCCGCTGACGATCGTCCACCAGACCGGCACCGCCGACGAGGCCCGGATCGCCGCGCGCTACCGCGACGCCGGCGTCACCGCCGAGGTCAAGGCGTTCATCAAGGACATGGCCAGCGCGTACCAGCGCGCGGATCTGATCGTGTGCCGGGCCGGGGCCACCACCGTCGCCGAGCTCGCCATCGCCGGCAAGCCCGCGATCTTCATCCCGTACCCGTTCGCCGCGGACAACCACCAGGAGCTCAACGCCCGGGAGATGGCGACCGCCGGCGCGGCGCTGTCGTACAAGCAGGCCGACCTCACCGCCGCCGCGCTGGGCGCCGCGATCGCGCCGCTGCTCGACGACGCCGACCGACGCGCGACGATGGCCGCGGCGATGCGCGCGCTGGCCCGGCCCGGCGCCGCGGCCGCGGTCGTCGACTGGTGCGCGGCCCCGGGCCAGCGCTGA
- a CDS encoding CotH kinase family protein has protein sequence MRTWSVLVGVVAALAACGGDGRDGPDGGARDGGPDGGGPAAPLDPAVLHAVAIDIAPADVDTFDTDPTVRVPCDVRWDGALLARSACRKKGSGGSVDAVVGKPAFSIKFDELVAGQKLGPFDKMALDNALQDPSLLHEHVAYEVFRRAGVPAHRTAMARLILNGEPRGLYVAVEPVDKEFLRDRYGATSGGGNLYESPSADFAVDPDGMDLKDPAGRSRADLEAAAAAVVGASDAGFATAVGALIDLDEATRFIAAELALAAEDGFALGRNNYYLYHRPDTDRFVLLPHGQDVILGNPALEPDYPPAARLAARIRAIPALAAALDQQLAAAAAPGGALDDDALAAHVDGVVALVGALAVDDDFTVGDIATLTREAPVVKAQLAWRAALLRGAAAAPRCGDGVVHVTEQCDDGGTADGDGCDATCRPECRTIVATAADGGATWRLCPAAIDQPSAAAACATGGGALLVPASAAEAAVLARVVRRELGSADVWLGLTDAAVEDTWVDARGAPAPYLGFTGREPTGGTSENCAVLDTGTAGGWRDTSCDAGYPTLCRRP, from the coding sequence GTGCGGACCTGGTCTGTGCTGGTCGGTGTGGTCGCGGCACTCGCGGCGTGCGGCGGCGACGGCCGCGACGGCCCGGACGGTGGCGCGCGCGACGGCGGCCCGGACGGCGGCGGCCCGGCCGCGCCGCTGGATCCGGCGGTGCTGCACGCGGTCGCGATCGACATCGCGCCGGCCGACGTCGACACGTTCGACACCGATCCCACGGTGCGGGTGCCGTGCGACGTGCGCTGGGACGGCGCGCTGCTGGCGCGGTCGGCGTGCCGCAAGAAGGGCAGCGGCGGCTCGGTCGACGCGGTCGTCGGCAAGCCGGCGTTCTCGATCAAGTTCGACGAGCTGGTCGCGGGGCAGAAGCTCGGGCCGTTCGACAAGATGGCGCTCGACAATGCGCTGCAGGACCCCAGCCTGCTCCACGAGCACGTCGCCTACGAGGTGTTCCGCCGCGCCGGCGTGCCTGCCCACCGCACCGCGATGGCGCGGCTGATCCTCAACGGCGAGCCGCGCGGCCTGTACGTCGCGGTCGAGCCGGTCGACAAGGAGTTCCTGCGCGATCGCTACGGCGCGACCAGCGGCGGCGGCAACCTCTACGAGTCGCCGTCGGCCGACTTCGCGGTCGACCCCGACGGCATGGATCTCAAGGATCCGGCCGGGCGCAGCCGCGCCGATCTCGAGGCCGCGGCGGCCGCCGTGGTCGGCGCGAGCGACGCCGGGTTCGCGACCGCGGTCGGCGCGCTGATCGATCTCGACGAGGCCACGCGCTTCATCGCCGCCGAGCTGGCGCTGGCGGCCGAGGACGGCTTCGCGCTCGGCCGCAACAACTACTACCTCTACCACCGCCCCGACACCGACCGCTTCGTGCTCCTGCCCCACGGCCAGGACGTGATCCTGGGCAACCCGGCGCTCGAGCCCGACTACCCGCCGGCGGCGCGGCTGGCGGCGCGCATCCGCGCGATCCCGGCGCTCGCGGCTGCGCTCGATCAGCAGCTGGCCGCGGCGGCGGCGCCCGGCGGCGCGCTCGACGACGACGCCCTGGCCGCCCACGTCGACGGCGTCGTGGCGCTGGTCGGCGCGCTGGCGGTCGACGACGACTTCACCGTCGGCGACATCGCGACCTTGACCCGCGAGGCCCCGGTGGTGAAGGCCCAGCTGGCGTGGCGCGCGGCGCTGCTGCGCGGCGCGGCCGCGGCCCCGCGGTGCGGCGACGGCGTGGTCCACGTCACCGAGCAGTGCGACGACGGCGGCACCGCCGACGGCGACGGCTGCGACGCCACCTGCCGCCCCGAGTGCCGCACGATCGTCGCCACCGCCGCCGACGGCGGCGCCACCTGGCGGCTGTGCCCGGCGGCGATCGATCAGCCGAGCGCCGCCGCGGCGTGCGCGACCGGCGGCGGCGCGCTGCTCGTGCCGGCCAGCGCCGCCGAGGCCGCGGTGCTGGCGCGGGTGGTGCGCCGCGAGCTCGGCTCGGCCGACGTGTGGCTCGGGCTGACCGACGCCGCCGTCGAGGACACCTGGGTCGACGCCCGCGGCGCGCCGGCGCCGTACCTCGGCTTCACCGGCCGCGAGCCCACCGGCGGCACCTCGGAGAACTGCGCGGTGCTCGACACCGGCACCGCCGGCGGCTGGCGCGACACCAGCTGCGACGCCGGCTACCCGACCTTGTGCCGCCGGCCGTGA
- the ftsW gene encoding putative lipid II flippase FtsW: MLPATLVSEPPVERAPPLAAQAAIADVSERPYDLVLVGTILALLGVGTIEIYAATAAEAMARHGDPAFFLKRQIVFLALGAFAMFAAAHIDYRRLRNRAYSLLACALLALGATLAMPSLNGAKRWLLLGPLSFQPVELAKLALIVYLSHSLQKKADKVKTFTIGFVPHLVVCALMMGLLLMQPDLGSSIILGTTTLMMLFVAGARVSYIVLAVLAALPVAYQLVVGTPWRMRRFMAYFNPEAFSDREAYQMVQAHVSLGSGGLSGLGLGNSRQSLGYMPEGHNDFILAPIGEELGFIGVAVVLGLFMVLVWRGVRAALGARDTFGGYLAFGITAMFGLQALLNAGVVFGVVPNKGITLPLVSYGGTSLIVTMFLVGLILNVGRRRPPPVPTRELVNPDYARKKPQRVRVVVA; encoded by the coding sequence GTGCTGCCTGCCACCCTCGTGTCCGAGCCTCCGGTCGAGCGGGCCCCGCCGCTGGCGGCGCAGGCGGCGATCGCCGACGTCAGCGAGCGCCCCTACGACCTCGTGCTGGTCGGGACGATCCTGGCGCTGCTCGGGGTCGGCACGATCGAGATCTACGCGGCGACCGCGGCCGAGGCCATGGCCCGCCACGGCGACCCGGCGTTCTTCCTCAAGCGCCAGATCGTGTTCCTGGCGCTGGGCGCGTTCGCGATGTTCGCCGCGGCCCACATCGACTACCGCCGGCTGCGCAACCGCGCCTACTCGCTCCTGGCCTGCGCGCTGCTCGCGCTGGGCGCGACCCTGGCGATGCCGTCGCTCAACGGCGCCAAGCGCTGGCTCCTGCTCGGGCCGCTGTCGTTCCAGCCGGTCGAGCTCGCCAAGCTGGCGCTGATCGTCTACCTGTCGCACAGCCTGCAGAAGAAGGCCGACAAGGTGAAGACCTTCACGATCGGCTTCGTGCCGCACCTGGTCGTGTGCGCGCTGATGATGGGCCTCTTGCTGATGCAGCCCGACCTGGGCTCGTCGATCATCCTCGGCACGACCACGCTGATGATGCTGTTCGTCGCCGGCGCCCGGGTCTCGTACATCGTGCTCGCGGTGCTCGCGGCGCTGCCGGTCGCGTACCAGCTCGTCGTCGGCACGCCCTGGCGCATGCGCCGGTTCATGGCCTACTTCAACCCCGAGGCGTTCAGCGATCGCGAGGCCTACCAGATGGTGCAGGCCCACGTGTCGCTCGGCTCGGGCGGGCTGTCGGGGCTGGGCCTGGGCAACTCGCGCCAGTCGCTCGGCTACATGCCCGAGGGCCACAACGACTTCATCCTGGCGCCGATCGGCGAGGAGCTCGGCTTCATCGGCGTCGCGGTCGTGCTGGGCCTGTTCATGGTGCTGGTCTGGCGCGGCGTGCGCGCGGCGCTGGGCGCGCGCGACACCTTCGGCGGCTACCTGGCGTTCGGCATCACCGCGATGTTCGGCCTGCAGGCGCTGCTCAACGCCGGCGTCGTGTTCGGCGTCGTCCCCAACAAGGGCATCACCCTGCCGCTGGTCAGCTACGGCGGCACCTCGCTGATCGTCACGATGTTCCTGGTCGGCCTGATCCTCAACGTCGGGCGCCGCCGGCCGCCGCCGGTGCCGACGCGCGAGCTGGTCAACCCCGACTACGCGCGCAAGAAGCCGCAGCGCGTCCGCGTCGTGGTCGCGTAG
- the queC gene encoding 7-cyano-7-deazaguanine synthase QueC: protein MPAAVVLLSGGLDSTTALAIALAEGRTCYALTVRYGQLHACELAAATRVAQALGVAEHRVLELDLAPLARSALTSPDLAVPKDRSLDEIGAPGDVPLTYVPARNTILLALALAWAESLGAEELWVGVNVLDASGYPDCRPVFIDAFQALTDVATRAGGFQVRAPLIAMTKAEIIATGRRLGVDYALTHSCYDPIGELACGRCDACHLRRKGFADAGVDDPTRYATT, encoded by the coding sequence GTGCCAGCAGCTGTCGTGCTTCTGTCGGGCGGGCTCGACTCGACCACCGCCCTCGCCATCGCCCTCGCCGAGGGCCGGACCTGCTACGCCCTGACCGTCCGCTACGGTCAGCTCCACGCCTGCGAGCTCGCGGCCGCGACCCGGGTCGCGCAGGCGCTCGGCGTCGCCGAACACCGCGTGCTCGAGCTCGACCTCGCGCCGCTGGCCCGCTCGGCCCTGACCAGCCCCGATCTGGCGGTGCCCAAGGATCGCTCGCTCGACGAGATCGGCGCGCCCGGCGACGTGCCGCTCACGTACGTGCCGGCCCGCAACACGATCCTGCTGGCGCTGGCGCTGGCGTGGGCCGAGTCGCTCGGCGCCGAGGAGCTCTGGGTCGGCGTCAACGTCCTCGACGCGAGCGGCTACCCCGACTGCCGCCCGGTGTTCATCGACGCGTTCCAGGCCCTGACCGACGTCGCGACCCGCGCCGGCGGGTTCCAGGTGCGCGCGCCGCTGATCGCGATGACCAAGGCCGAGATCATCGCCACCGGCCGGCGCCTGGGCGTCGACTACGCGCTGACCCACTCCTGCTACGACCCGATCGGCGAGCTCGCGTGCGGGCGCTGCGACGCCTGCCACCTGCGGCGCAAGGGCTTCGCCGACGCCGGCGTCGACGACCCGACCCGCTACGCCACGACTTGA